From the genome of Bacteroidota bacterium:
GACTTCGTGCGTACCATTGTTGAGCGCTTCACCCGTCCCCCAATTCCAGAACCAATGCCAGTTGTACGGATGGATGTTGTCTTTGTAGGGCCTTCGGGGCGCCGGGCCCTGCCATAGCTGCCAGTCCAACTCATCCGGTATGGGAACGAGTTTTCCGACACCGATGGAGGTTCGCGTGTTCGCGTACCATGCCTTTCCAAAATATGGCCGTCCGATAAGACCATTCTTGATGCGGTTAATGATTTCGATAGTGTGCGGCGATGAACGTTGTTGAGTTCCCATCTGCACAAGCCGCCCATACTTCTTCTGCGCCTGGACCAGCAACTCTCCTTCGCGCGGATTGTGACTGCACGGCTTTTCGACGTACACGTGTTTCCCCGCCTGCAGGGCCATGATCGCCATTGGTGTATGCCAGTGGTCCGGCGTCGCAATTGAGACTGCATCGACATCGTTGGAGTCAAGGAGCTTTCTGAAATCTTTGACCTGGTCCGGGACATGGCCGATTTTCTTCTGTACAACAAGAGAGAATTTGTCGAGCTCCCTGCTATCGACATCGCAGATGTGGCTGATGGCTGCATTGCGGCTCGCTGCGACCGACTCAAGATGCGCGTACCCACGGCCGTGTAAACCGGTGATGGCAAAATTCACCCGATCATTTGCGCCAATGATCCTTGAATAACTTTTCGCATTCAGGCCGGACGCCAATCCGACTGCGACAATGGCAGTGTCCCGAAGAAACTCGCGCCGCGTTCTCATTTATTTTCTCCTTTGTGAACCTTGATTACATCGTTGCAATGATCCCACGCACATAGCCGACGGACTCCGCAAGACCCGGAAGAGGGTCTTTTTCATCTTTCTCATACTCAAAGTGAATCGTGTTCGAATACTTGACTCTGGCAAGGGTGGACAATAATTCTGGAATGTCAATCACCCCCCGGCCAATTTCTACTTCTTTCCCGCCTGCATCTGCGGAACTGACATCTTTCATATGGACATCGAGGAGACGATCGGCGAATCTCTCAACTTCATGGGCCGGATCCAGTCCCAATCGCCGCGTATGCCCGACATCGATGCAGAGGCCCATTCTGTTGTCCATTCCCTCGATAAGGCGGTATGCGCTCTCCGGACTTGGATACCGGTTGTCCGTCGGACCGTGGTTATGGATAGCGAGGGCGATGCCAGTCTGCTT
Proteins encoded in this window:
- a CDS encoding Gfo/Idh/MocA family oxidoreductase, with product MRTRREFLRDTAIVAVGLASGLNAKSYSRIIGANDRVNFAITGLHGRGYAHLESVAASRNAAISHICDVDSRELDKFSLVVQKKIGHVPDQVKDFRKLLDSNDVDAVSIATPDHWHTPMAIMALQAGKHVYVEKPCSHNPREGELLVQAQKKYGRLVQMGTQQRSSPHTIEIINRIKNGLIGRPYFGKAWYANTRTSIGVGKLVPIPDELDWQLWQGPAPRRPYKDNIHPYNWHWFWNWGTGEALNNGTHEVDVCRWALGVDFPKTVTSSGGRYHFNDDWEFYDTLVTSFEYDGKMISWESLSCQGKRSYGRDRGAAIEGTEGTAIIDREGYEVFGLDDKKIDEFKVGNKSTTQDLTSADAMTDAHFQNFINGIRTGEKLHSPIEEAYISVTTLLLSNIAWKLNRALTLDAQTGHILNDTKAMEMWGREYEKGWEPRI